The Raphanus sativus cultivar WK10039 chromosome 2, ASM80110v3, whole genome shotgun sequence genome includes a region encoding these proteins:
- the LOC108840591 gene encoding UPF0725 protein At2g20620-like has product MSYVVMKEADSDTSRVKELDVVLPSYKPIKGYTTPFEFILPPHKQFPGSLNSVRVCKPPPQQQEPIPIKEAEAELENLHLPSSEEEDIVAVISPDLMISPSYTPMISTPDLDLSSHPPFIPPPCPVTYTPTPPGGHLVLPYSSRRDAVYAEPLLCAKIGLHCYNLENGTEFERLHVPQVAEHTGVLTLDACDPARKCLCKFETKVWYPSEYKDCFHVITSRCRPLPPPTPEEEESGFDILSVDELFKGNMPDWLSGDSKLQYYEMKESEVEQAKEWLHLYAELAWYTKKRTNPFMFEYGKPFELLKITVQTKEVVVDSMKNLWLDNAVFYITFRTRCGVVCKGVIRRTRDGRPEHLSLEAKCFM; this is encoded by the exons ATGTCTTACGTGGTGATGAAGGAAGCAGACAGTGACACCTCGCGTGTTAAG GAACTCGATGTTGTTCTACCAAGTTACAAGCCGATTAAGGGATATACAACACCCTTCGAATTTATTTTACCACCGCACAAACAGTTTCCTGGATCATTAAACTCTGTTagag TTTGTAAACCTCCTCCGCAACAACAAGAGCCAATTCCCATTAAGGAGGCCGAGGCAGAGCTTGAAAACTTGCACCTTCCTAGTTCTGAAGAG gAGGATATTGTTGCTGTTATATCACCGGATTTAATGATATCACCATCATATACTCCGATGATCTCTACACCAGATTTAGACTTGTCCAGTCATCCTCCGTTTATTCCTCCTCCTTGTCCAGTAACTTATACTCCCACTCCTCCCGGCGGTCACTTGGTTTTGCCTTACAGCAGCCGTAGAGATGCTGTGTATGCGGAGCCACTGCTCTGCGCTAAAATTGGACTTCATTGCTACAATCTCGAAAAC gggACTGAGTTTGAACGTTTGCATGTGCCTCAAGTAGCTGAGCACACCGGAGTGTTGACATTAGATGCATGTGATCCAGCCAGAAAATGCCTTTGCAAGTTTGAAACAAAAGTTTGGTATCCCTCTGAATACAAAGATTGCTTCCATGTTATTACATCCCGCTGCAGACCCTTGCCCCCACCTACTCCAG AGGAGGAGGAAAGTGGATTTGACATACTCTCCGTGGATGAACTATTCAAAGGTAACATGCCTGATTGGTTGTCTGGTGACAGTAAGCTGCAGTACTACGAG ATGAAAGAATCAGAGGTGGAACAAGCCAAAGAATGGCTTCATCTTTACGCTGAACTAGCCTGGTACACCAAGAAGCGGACGAACcct TTCATGTTTGAGTATGGAAAGCCATTTGAGCTGCTAAAGATAACTGTTCAAACCAAAGAAGTTGTCGTCGACTCGATGAAAAACTTGTGGCTGGATAATGCAGTCTTCTACATCACCTTCAGAACAAGGTGCGGTGTTGTCTGCAAAGGTGTCATCAGGAGAACAAGGGATGGGAGGCCTGAGCATTTATCCCTTGAAGCCAAGTGTTTCATGTGA
- the LOC108830999 gene encoding UPF0725 protein At2g20620, whose protein sequence is MAEGEDMVGVEDQWVAITAPVKNPIEALRVIWQPDNSSYELREDGFQCGFDTLSVDELFKGNLPDWLPDDYATSTQLMQYYEMKASEVEQAKEWLHLYAELALYTKKQTDPFMFEHSKPLELGNVIIQTRGVVDSMKEVKLLDNAVFFISFKTSCGDVCKGIIRRTRDGRPEHLSLEAKCFMSC, encoded by the exons ATGGCCGAG GGTGAAGATATGGTTGGGGTGGAAGATCAATGGGTAGCAATCACGGCACCTGTGAAAAACCCAATTGAAGCACT GAGGGTGATTTGGCAGCCAGACAACTCATCCTACGAATTGA GGGAAGATGGATTCCAATGTGGATTTGACACACTTTCCGTGGATGAGCTTTTCAAGGGCAACTTGCCCGATTGGTTGCCTGATGACTATGCCACTAGTACGCAGCTGATGCAATACTACGAG ATGAAAGCATCAGAGGTGGAACAAGCCAAAGAATGGCTTCATCTTTACGCTGAACTAGCCTTGTACACTAAGAAGCAGACGGACCCG TTCATGTTTGAGCATTCAAAGCCACTGGAGCTGGGGAATGTTATTATTCAAACCAGAGGAGTTGTCGACTCAATGAAAGAGGTCAAGCTGTTGGATAATGCAGTCTTCTTCATAAGCTTCAAAACAAGTTGCGGTGATGTCTGCAAAGGTATCATAAGGAGAACAAGAGATGGGAGGCCAGAGCATTTATCCCTTGAAGCCAAGTGTTTCATGTCATGTTAG